One genomic window of Dryobates pubescens isolate bDryPub1 chromosome 17, bDryPub1.pri, whole genome shotgun sequence includes the following:
- the BCL2A1 gene encoding bcl-2-related protein A1: METADFYYVYYLAQDYLQYVLQESQLGPAQTRVAHVLRHIASSLQDQTEEAVRPLLDSIDISSVAAAKRIFNGVMEEKFADGNTNWGRIMTIFTFGGLLTKKLQEHGVQLTGEEKEQISYFITEYIITNKAEWIDANGGWENGFLTKFERRSPLSFSKITAMFLALFALFRKYY; the protein is encoded by the exons ATGGAAACCGCTGACTTCTACTACGTTTACTACTTAGCCCAGGACTACCTGCAGTATGTGCTTCAGGAATCACAGCTGGGGCCAGCCCAGACCAGGGTTGCTCATGTCCTACGCCACATTGCATCCTCTCTGCAAGACCAAACCGAGGAGGCTGTCCGGCCGCTCCTGGACAGCATCGACATCTCCTCGGTAGCTGCCGCCAAGAGGATCTTCAACGGTGTCATGGAAGAAAAATTTGCTGATGGGAATACTAACTGGGGACGAATCATGACCATATTTACATTTGGAGGGCTTCTGACCAAGAAGCTTCAAGAGCATGGAGTTCAGCTGACCggtgaggagaaggagcagattTCTTATTTCATCACCGAGTACATAATAACCAACAAAGCTGAATGGATAGATGCCAACGGCGGCTGG gaaaACGGCTTCCTGACAAAGTTTGAGAGAAGATCCCCACTGTCCTTCTCCAAAATCACAGCCATGTTTCTGGCTCTTTTTGCCCTGTTCAGAAAGTACTATTGA